A stretch of Gemmatimonas aurantiaca T-27 DNA encodes these proteins:
- a CDS encoding PD-(D/E)XK nuclease family protein, whose protein sequence is MPATFSPSQLAFGEQCLLRAVLGSTRDLPTLTAHPAAALGSVFHKLLELAVRGEIPRTGTPGEDAERTLDRLLDAEDARLAAMRPGDPPRLREVFPPLMWRRKRRVVLDLAEKYLSGAVPRAATSSGGGARNARDLHQNGGWAEVQIEVPALRLWGRADMIQRTAGDVVIRDLKTGRVVTNDGDVLPHIERQMRLYGAMAHAVWPSAQVSLLVDHGVEREVGFAREHEADVLKWLSDVLARLPAESDVNAEDLATPGEACDGCAHRHICPAYRKLAFGFWRGEAPMRMPLDTWGEVMAINPRGALADLTLHDAAGRTVKVFGLAAFRVSSMQPGDPVWLFGLRTRDKRGGPASWRHPHNFFEVADDDPFARAWTLEVFASNSPMSATRSPG, encoded by the coding sequence GTGCCTGCGACGTTCTCCCCATCGCAGCTCGCGTTCGGGGAGCAGTGTCTGCTGCGAGCCGTGCTAGGATCCACGCGCGACCTTCCGACTCTAACGGCACACCCGGCAGCCGCCCTCGGTAGCGTCTTTCACAAGCTGCTAGAATTGGCGGTGCGCGGAGAGATCCCGCGGACCGGGACGCCCGGCGAGGACGCCGAGCGCACTCTCGACCGCCTGCTCGATGCGGAGGACGCACGCCTCGCCGCCATGCGGCCGGGCGATCCACCGCGGCTCCGGGAGGTGTTTCCGCCGCTCATGTGGCGCCGGAAACGTCGCGTCGTGCTCGACCTCGCGGAGAAGTACCTCTCGGGGGCTGTGCCCAGAGCCGCCACCAGCTCCGGGGGCGGGGCTCGGAACGCGAGGGACCTTCACCAGAACGGCGGCTGGGCCGAGGTGCAGATCGAGGTGCCCGCGCTGCGGTTGTGGGGGAGGGCGGACATGATTCAGCGGACCGCCGGCGACGTCGTGATACGCGATCTGAAGACAGGGCGCGTGGTCACCAACGACGGGGACGTGCTGCCACACATCGAACGCCAGATGCGACTGTACGGTGCGATGGCGCACGCGGTCTGGCCCTCGGCACAGGTCTCGCTGCTCGTGGACCACGGTGTCGAGCGCGAGGTCGGGTTCGCGCGTGAGCACGAGGCGGACGTCCTGAAGTGGCTCAGCGATGTCCTCGCGCGGCTGCCCGCGGAGAGCGATGTCAATGCGGAGGATCTCGCGACACCCGGGGAGGCATGCGACGGATGCGCGCACCGCCACATCTGTCCCGCGTACAGGAAGTTGGCATTCGGCTTCTGGCGTGGTGAGGCGCCGATGCGCATGCCACTGGACACGTGGGGCGAGGTGATGGCGATTAACCCGCGTGGCGCACTCGCCGACCTCACCTTGCACGACGCTGCGGGCCGTACCGTGAAAGTATTCGGTTTGGCTGCGTTCCGCGTCTCGTCGATGCAGCCCGGCGATCCGGTCTGGCTCTTCGGGCTGCGCACCCGAGACAAACGTGGCGGCCCCGCGTCGTGGCGCCACCCGCACAACTTCTTCGAAGTGGCGGACGACGATCCATTCGCGCGGGCTTGGACACTGGAGGTCTTCGCGAGCAACTCCCCGATGTCCGCCACTCGATCACCCGGTTAG
- a CDS encoding PEP-CTERM sorting domain-containing protein gives MRRLACALALSAGLSAPTSMLGAQTLTFEGFAQGTFFAENQFEASHGVRFFAGSNEAFATVSAERVCDGDSMWANAPSGCGALAFATGSANGFDVPAGFTDMFSLHYLSPNGGGWFVVMDGFGGSGNVLASASLTSTGASPCQGGLFCSWREVGVTFSGTAKSVRFWSAYSLSTGEAVFDDITFGRASQTTVPEPSTGVLMLSGIALLGGWACRRRRRPDTP, from the coding sequence ATGAGAAGACTGGCCTGTGCTTTGGCTCTCAGTGCGGGGCTGTCCGCGCCCACGAGCATGCTCGGCGCGCAGACGCTGACCTTCGAAGGGTTCGCCCAGGGCACCTTCTTTGCCGAGAATCAGTTCGAGGCCTCGCACGGAGTCCGGTTTTTTGCCGGCTCGAATGAGGCCTTCGCCACGGTGTCGGCCGAACGCGTGTGTGATGGAGACAGCATGTGGGCCAACGCCCCCTCGGGCTGTGGGGCATTGGCCTTCGCGACGGGGTCCGCCAACGGCTTCGATGTGCCCGCGGGATTCACCGACATGTTCTCCCTGCACTACCTCTCGCCGAACGGAGGCGGGTGGTTCGTGGTCATGGATGGCTTCGGGGGCTCCGGCAATGTGCTGGCGTCCGCCTCGCTCACCTCAACGGGTGCCTCGCCCTGCCAGGGCGGCCTGTTCTGTTCCTGGCGCGAAGTGGGCGTCACGTTCTCGGGAACGGCCAAATCGGTGCGCTTCTGGAGCGCGTATTCTCTGAGCACTGGAGAGGCGGTGTTCGACGACATCACCTTCGGACGGGCATCGCAGACGACCGTTCCGGAACCCTCCACCGGCGTGCTGATGTTGTCAGGGATTGCGCTGCTCGGCGGCTGGGCGTGCCGACGTCGGCGCCGGCCGGACACTCCCTGA
- a CDS encoding LacI family DNA-binding transcriptional regulator — protein sequence MSDPTEHNERTSTVTIRDVARAAGVSIATVSRVLNDAARVTDDTRDRVRTVVARMGYAPHGGTRTQLLRRTRTLGVLLPDLYGEFFSEFIRGIDETAKKHGFLTLVTSARRDAHEVSAAVSNMRGRVDGFLALSPTVSARATLAEVAERYPTVLVGAGSDAGDIAALSVNNFQGAAAMMKHLLSLGHRKIVFLRGPSGQADASERLHAVREVANWYEDCELRELHGEFRMDTAFDVVTQLLQSDAHPDAIFAANDSMAIGAIAAIKDADLRVPEDIAVTGFDDIPMTRYLSPSLTTVRMPIYAMGERAVLRLIETVRSGETSVPVKHEVLPVELVIRASCGAAEQMIAQSTR from the coding sequence ATGTCCGATCCGACCGAACACAACGAACGCACCTCCACGGTCACCATCCGCGATGTTGCCCGCGCCGCGGGGGTATCCATCGCCACGGTATCGCGCGTGCTGAACGACGCCGCGCGTGTCACGGACGACACCCGTGATCGGGTGCGTACGGTGGTAGCGCGCATGGGTTATGCCCCGCACGGGGGCACCCGCACCCAGTTGCTGCGCCGCACCCGCACACTGGGTGTGTTGCTGCCCGATCTCTACGGCGAGTTCTTTTCGGAGTTCATCCGCGGCATCGATGAAACGGCCAAGAAACACGGCTTCCTGACACTGGTCACATCGGCGCGACGTGACGCACACGAAGTCTCGGCGGCAGTGAGCAACATGCGCGGACGTGTGGACGGCTTTCTGGCGCTGTCACCGACCGTGTCAGCTCGCGCGACGCTGGCCGAAGTCGCCGAACGGTATCCCACCGTTCTCGTGGGCGCGGGCAGCGACGCGGGCGATATCGCAGCGCTGTCGGTGAACAACTTTCAGGGCGCCGCCGCGATGATGAAGCACCTGCTCTCGCTCGGCCACCGGAAGATCGTGTTCCTGCGTGGCCCTTCAGGGCAGGCGGACGCCAGCGAGCGACTCCATGCGGTGCGTGAGGTGGCCAACTGGTACGAAGACTGTGAACTGCGTGAGCTGCACGGGGAGTTCCGCATGGACACCGCCTTCGACGTGGTCACGCAGTTGCTGCAAAGCGATGCACACCCCGACGCCATCTTTGCGGCCAACGACAGCATGGCCATCGGCGCGATCGCGGCCATCAAGGACGCCGACCTGCGCGTGCCGGAAGACATCGCGGTCACGGGATTCGATGACATTCCCATGACCCGCTATCTCTCGCCTTCACTGACGACCGTGCGCATGCCCATCTATGCCATGGGCGAACGGGCCGTGCTGCGGCTGATCGAAACGGTGCGCAGCGGTGAGACATCGGTACCGGTGAAACACGAAGTGTTGCCGGTGGAGCTGGTCATCCGGGCAAGCTGCGGCGCCGCCGAGCAGATGATCGCGCAATCGACGCGCTGA
- a CDS encoding cytochrome c biogenesis protein CcdA, translating to MQIDVAAQLSGNPAAVLPLLFGAGVLTSLTPCVYPMIPITAAIVGGQSSSELSGATKASRWRPLGLSLAYVMGLALVYAGLGLIAGLTGTMFGTISSNPWAFFVMANLLLIAALSMLDVIPVRVPAAIMQRAANAGTGGRAAGAFVMGAASGLVAAPCSAPVMAAVLTWVATTKSAALGFTYLFTFSLGMCTLLVIVGLSAGTLSRLPRAGAWMLTVKKGFAFVMLGMAEYYLVKMGQVYF from the coding sequence ATGCAGATCGACGTGGCCGCCCAGCTCTCCGGCAATCCCGCCGCGGTGCTCCCGCTTCTCTTTGGCGCGGGGGTGCTGACCAGCCTGACCCCCTGTGTCTATCCGATGATCCCGATCACGGCGGCCATCGTGGGCGGGCAGTCATCATCAGAACTGTCAGGCGCCACAAAGGCGTCACGCTGGCGTCCACTTGGGCTTTCGCTAGCCTATGTGATGGGGCTAGCGTTGGTGTATGCGGGCCTCGGACTGATCGCCGGCCTCACCGGCACCATGTTCGGCACCATCTCGTCCAACCCGTGGGCGTTCTTCGTCATGGCCAACCTGCTGCTCATCGCGGCGCTGTCCATGCTGGATGTCATCCCGGTCCGAGTGCCCGCCGCGATCATGCAGCGGGCCGCAAACGCCGGAACTGGTGGCCGCGCGGCCGGGGCCTTTGTCATGGGCGCCGCGTCGGGGCTGGTAGCGGCTCCTTGCTCGGCGCCGGTCATGGCGGCGGTTCTCACCTGGGTCGCCACGACCAAATCGGCCGCCCTCGGCTTCACCTACCTCTTCACGTTCTCCCTGGGCATGTGCACGCTGCTGGTGATCGTCGGCCTGTCGGCCGGCACCCTCAGCCGCCTCCCCCGCGCCGGCGCGTGGATGCTCACCGTGAAGAAGGGCTTCGCGTTTGTCATGCTGGGGATGGCCGAGTACTACCTGGTCAAGATGGGTCAGGTGTACTTCTGA
- a CDS encoding TlpA family protein disulfide reductase, which produces MPAFFAAARRAAVATTLASAAALAALAISPVLPIAAPLAAQDLGIAVGEKAPGGPLETMAGQTVDLSSYMGKQPVVIEFWATWCGNCKQLEPAMRAAMTKHGAKVKFVTVAVSVNQSYDRVKAWQAANKLPGDLLYDRKGTVSGEYDVPATSYVVVVDRAGKIVYTGVGGTQDLEAAIKKAL; this is translated from the coding sequence ATGCCTGCCTTTTTTGCCGCCGCGCGCCGCGCGGCTGTAGCGACGACGCTCGCGTCCGCCGCGGCCTTGGCCGCCCTCGCCATTTCGCCGGTCCTTCCCATTGCCGCCCCACTCGCCGCCCAGGATCTGGGTATTGCCGTGGGCGAAAAGGCGCCCGGGGGTCCGCTCGAAACGATGGCCGGCCAGACCGTCGATCTGTCGTCGTACATGGGCAAGCAGCCGGTGGTGATCGAGTTCTGGGCCACCTGGTGTGGCAACTGCAAGCAGCTCGAGCCGGCCATGCGCGCCGCGATGACCAAACACGGGGCCAAGGTGAAGTTCGTCACGGTGGCCGTGTCGGTGAATCAATCGTACGACCGCGTGAAAGCCTGGCAGGCCGCCAACAAACTGCCCGGTGATCTGCTGTACGATCGCAAGGGCACCGTGAGTGGTGAGTACGATGTACCGGCCACCAGTTACGTGGTGGTGGTCGATCGCGCCGGTAAGATCGTGTACACGGGCGTGGGCGGCACGCAGGATCTCGAGGCGGCCATCAAGAAGGCGCTGTGA
- the ettA gene encoding energy-dependent translational throttle protein EttA produces MAPQFIYVMKALRKVVPPSRIILDDIWLSFYPGAKIGVLGPNGAGKSSLLRIMAGVDTEFQGEAWAHKGTRIGYLSQEPELDASLDVRGNVELAVKAQRDALNEFNAISLQFAEPDADFDKLMERQGKLQEYIDQHDLWNLDNKIDVAMDALRLPPGDAAVTHLSGGEKRRVALCKILLEEPDMLLLDEPTNHLDAESVAWLEHHLERFPGTVVAITHDRYFLDNVAKWILELDRGKGVPYEGNYSGWLEQKQQRLSQEEKQASARQKTLQKELEWVRMSPRARQAKNKARLQAYEDLASEAQNDRVMQNEIVIPPAPRLGNDVVRAKGLRKSFGDKLLFDNLNFDLPRAGIVGIIGPNGAGKTTLFRMINGLEQPESGELVVGETVQISYQDQHRTLEGKRTLWEEISGGRETIPVGKRELNSRAYAASFNFKGADQQKLVANLSGGERNRLHLAKTVMQGGNLLLLDEPTNDLDVDTLRALEEAVLDFSGCAVIISHDRWFLDRVATHILAFEGDSETVWFEGNYGAYIEDLKRRKGPDADQPHRIKYKKLVRN; encoded by the coding sequence ATGGCTCCGCAGTTCATCTACGTCATGAAGGCGCTGCGCAAGGTGGTTCCCCCTTCGCGCATCATCCTCGACGATATCTGGCTCTCCTTCTATCCCGGCGCGAAGATCGGCGTGCTCGGCCCGAACGGCGCCGGTAAGTCGTCGTTGCTGCGCATCATGGCCGGCGTGGACACCGAGTTTCAGGGTGAAGCCTGGGCGCACAAGGGCACGCGCATCGGCTATCTGTCACAGGAGCCCGAACTCGACGCGTCGCTCGATGTGCGCGGCAATGTGGAGCTTGCCGTGAAGGCGCAGCGCGATGCGCTCAACGAGTTCAATGCGATCTCGTTGCAGTTCGCCGAGCCCGATGCGGACTTCGACAAGCTCATGGAACGGCAGGGCAAGCTGCAGGAGTACATCGACCAGCACGATCTCTGGAATCTCGACAACAAGATCGACGTGGCGATGGACGCGTTGCGTCTGCCGCCGGGTGATGCCGCGGTGACGCACTTGTCGGGTGGTGAGAAGCGCCGTGTGGCGCTCTGCAAGATCCTGCTGGAAGAGCCGGACATGCTGTTGCTCGACGAACCCACCAACCACCTCGATGCGGAAAGCGTCGCGTGGCTGGAGCATCACCTCGAGCGGTTCCCGGGCACGGTCGTGGCCATCACCCACGATCGCTACTTCCTGGACAACGTGGCCAAGTGGATCCTCGAGCTCGATCGTGGCAAGGGCGTGCCGTACGAAGGCAACTACTCGGGTTGGCTCGAGCAGAAGCAGCAGCGCCTGTCGCAGGAAGAGAAGCAGGCCAGTGCGCGTCAGAAGACGCTGCAGAAGGAACTCGAGTGGGTACGCATGTCACCGCGCGCGCGTCAGGCCAAGAACAAGGCCCGTCTGCAGGCCTATGAGGATCTGGCCAGCGAAGCGCAGAACGACCGCGTGATGCAGAACGAAATCGTGATTCCGCCGGCTCCGCGTCTCGGTAACGACGTCGTGCGCGCCAAGGGGCTGCGCAAGTCGTTCGGTGACAAGCTGCTGTTCGACAATCTCAACTTCGATCTGCCGCGTGCCGGCATCGTGGGCATCATCGGCCCCAACGGTGCGGGTAAGACCACGCTGTTCCGCATGATCAACGGGCTCGAACAGCCGGAGTCGGGCGAGCTCGTGGTTGGTGAAACGGTGCAGATCAGCTATCAGGATCAGCATCGCACGCTCGAAGGCAAGCGCACGTTGTGGGAAGAGATCTCTGGTGGTCGCGAAACCATTCCGGTGGGCAAGCGTGAGCTCAATTCACGCGCGTACGCGGCGAGCTTCAACTTCAAGGGCGCCGACCAGCAGAAGCTGGTGGCGAATCTCTCGGGTGGTGAGCGCAACCGGTTGCATCTCGCGAAGACCGTGATGCAGGGTGGCAACCTGCTGCTGCTCGACGAACCGACGAACGATCTCGACGTCGATACGTTGCGCGCGCTGGAAGAAGCCGTGCTCGATTTCTCCGGCTGCGCGGTGATCATTTCCCACGATCGCTGGTTCCTGGATCGTGTGGCCACGCACATTCTGGCGTTCGAAGGCGATTCGGAAACGGTGTGGTTCGAGGGGAACTACGGCGCGTACATCGAGGACCTCAAGCGCCGGAAGGGCCCGGACGCGGACCAGCCGCATCGGATCAAGTACAAGAAGTTGGTGCGCAACTAG
- a CDS encoding mannose-1-phosphate guanylyltransferase: MSEPHAASPHLVPSVTPETAAVIDEPATPDASTLEDFEPEPLLDTRTAMWAVIFAGGIGTRFWPLSTPRRPKQLLALVNERPLIADTVARLSPLVPAERVLVVTSADIADALHEAIPEIPRANMLVEPRPLGTAAALAWGAQEVARRAGPDTIFAALHADLAVGHPDVFRDSLRRAASIASNDAHLVVLGATPTRPETGFGYLQPGSMVDPLVSRAEGGACHVEHFVEKPSAALADVLIDKGALWNTGIFVWRAKVVLDELAAHTHELQHGLPRLAAGELEAFAELVTSVSIDRGLLERSRRVVVLPSAFEWDDVGTWASLRRVRELDDTGNGVMGSVHCVESSGNVIHADDCCVVVYGVSGMIVVSIQGLTFVTTQERATELGPLLNALPGSLRFNPGRS; encoded by the coding sequence ATGTCCGAGCCACACGCGGCCAGCCCCCATCTCGTGCCGTCGGTCACCCCCGAAACGGCCGCCGTGATCGACGAGCCCGCGACGCCCGATGCCAGCACGCTCGAAGACTTCGAGCCGGAGCCGCTGCTCGATACACGCACGGCGATGTGGGCCGTGATCTTCGCCGGCGGCATCGGCACGCGTTTCTGGCCGCTCAGCACGCCACGCCGCCCAAAGCAGTTGCTGGCCCTGGTGAATGAGCGGCCGTTGATCGCCGATACCGTGGCCCGGCTCTCGCCGCTGGTGCCCGCCGAACGGGTGCTGGTGGTCACCAGTGCCGATATCGCGGACGCGCTGCACGAAGCCATTCCCGAGATTCCGCGCGCCAATATGCTGGTGGAGCCGCGTCCACTGGGCACAGCCGCCGCACTGGCGTGGGGCGCCCAGGAAGTCGCTCGTCGCGCGGGTCCGGATACGATTTTTGCGGCCCTGCACGCCGATCTCGCTGTGGGACACCCCGACGTCTTCCGCGACTCGCTGCGCCGGGCGGCCTCCATCGCCAGCAACGACGCACATCTCGTCGTGCTCGGCGCCACACCCACCCGCCCCGAAACTGGCTTTGGTTACCTGCAGCCGGGCAGCATGGTGGACCCGCTCGTCTCGCGGGCCGAGGGGGGCGCATGTCATGTGGAGCACTTCGTCGAGAAGCCGAGCGCTGCGCTGGCGGATGTCCTCATCGACAAGGGCGCGCTGTGGAACACGGGCATCTTCGTGTGGCGCGCCAAGGTGGTGCTGGACGAACTGGCGGCCCACACCCACGAACTGCAGCATGGTTTGCCACGGCTCGCGGCCGGCGAACTCGAAGCATTTGCCGAGTTGGTGACATCGGTGTCGATCGATCGCGGATTGCTGGAGCGCAGCCGTCGCGTGGTGGTCCTGCCGTCGGCTTTCGAGTGGGACGACGTCGGCACCTGGGCATCATTGCGTCGCGTGCGTGAACTCGATGACACGGGGAACGGTGTCATGGGATCGGTGCACTGCGTGGAAAGCTCCGGCAACGTCATTCACGCGGATGACTGCTGCGTGGTGGTGTACGGCGTTTCCGGAATGATCGTGGTGAGCATCCAGGGGCTGACGTTCGTGACCACGCAGGAGCGGGCAACGGAACTTGGACCGCTGTTGAATGCGTTGCCGGGAAGCCTGCGGTTCAATCCGGGGCGATCGTAG
- a CDS encoding DUF262 and DUF1524 domain-containing protein, whose product MKATEAKLLTFLKKSPQFVIPIYQRTYSWTITECQQLWDDIVRAGARDDVSVHFIGSIVYVEEGLSQVTSHAPLLVIDGQQRLTTLTIVLANLARAVGDDEPVDGFSGRKITNYYLLNPEERGDRRYKLLLTQTDRPSLIALVDGAPAPSDASLRVMENSEFFRKRIEECAGDFGPVCKGLAKLVIVDIALSRDHDNPQLIFESMNSTGKELSQADLIRNFVLMGLEPRLQTELYEQYWHPMERAFGQRAYSSMFDGFMRHYLTVKTGEIPNLGDVYAAFKAYAMSAPVAHEKVEVLVADLNRWALRFCRIALGQEPDRDLREAFHDLRELKVDVAYPFLLELYADYDAGRLTRHDFLQAIRLLEAYVFRRAICAIPTNSLNKTFANLARGVRKERYLESIKAHLLLLRSYRRFPDDVEFRRCFLTRELYLQKVRSYTLRKLENHQRKERVGPEEYTIEHILPQNENLSVAWRESLGQDWQVIHQKWLHTIGNLTLTGYNTEYSDRPFPEKRDMPGGFRESPLRLNAGLGQVEVWNEDAITHRGEQLVEKGVLVWAAPHLSPEVLEEYRATRTREVTYTIDDHHSLVSGKAAALFEAFRREVLELGSCVSEEFLKYYVAYKAETNFVDVYPQASRLRLILNLPFEELDDPENRCANVAGYRLNGEVKVHIAELNELPYVMGLIRQSFERQVGGMEA is encoded by the coding sequence ATGAAGGCAACCGAAGCGAAGCTGCTCACATTCTTGAAGAAGTCACCGCAGTTCGTCATTCCCATTTACCAGCGTACGTACTCATGGACCATCACCGAGTGCCAGCAGCTCTGGGATGACATCGTGCGGGCCGGTGCTAGAGACGACGTGAGCGTGCACTTCATCGGCTCGATCGTCTATGTCGAGGAAGGGCTTTCGCAGGTCACCAGCCACGCCCCGCTGCTGGTAATCGATGGTCAGCAGCGCCTCACCACGCTCACCATCGTGTTGGCGAACCTCGCGAGAGCAGTTGGCGATGACGAGCCGGTCGACGGCTTCAGCGGTCGAAAGATCACCAACTACTACTTGCTCAATCCTGAAGAACGAGGCGACCGCAGGTACAAGCTGCTCCTGACGCAAACAGACCGCCCGTCGCTGATCGCGCTCGTGGACGGAGCGCCAGCACCGAGCGACGCGTCGCTTCGTGTGATGGAAAACAGTGAGTTCTTCAGAAAGCGCATCGAGGAGTGCGCGGGCGACTTCGGGCCTGTGTGCAAGGGCCTCGCGAAGCTCGTGATCGTTGACATCGCTCTGAGTCGAGATCACGACAATCCGCAACTGATCTTCGAAAGCATGAACTCGACTGGCAAAGAGCTCAGTCAAGCGGATCTGATTCGCAACTTCGTCCTCATGGGACTGGAGCCGCGGCTTCAGACCGAACTTTACGAACAGTACTGGCACCCGATGGAACGGGCGTTTGGCCAGCGAGCCTACAGTAGCATGTTCGACGGGTTCATGCGTCACTATCTCACGGTCAAGACAGGGGAGATTCCGAACCTCGGAGACGTGTATGCCGCATTCAAGGCGTATGCGATGTCGGCACCGGTTGCTCACGAGAAGGTCGAAGTACTCGTCGCGGATCTCAACAGATGGGCACTGCGGTTCTGCCGCATCGCTCTCGGGCAGGAGCCGGACCGCGATCTCCGTGAGGCGTTCCACGATCTGCGGGAACTCAAGGTGGATGTCGCCTATCCGTTTCTGCTAGAGCTGTACGCAGATTACGACGCAGGGCGTCTCACGCGTCACGACTTCTTGCAAGCAATCCGCCTACTCGAGGCGTACGTCTTCAGGCGTGCTATCTGTGCCATTCCCACCAACTCGCTGAACAAGACATTCGCCAACCTTGCGCGCGGAGTCCGTAAGGAGCGTTATCTGGAGAGTATCAAGGCGCACCTGCTGCTATTGCGCTCGTATCGGCGCTTTCCGGACGATGTCGAGTTCCGCCGCTGCTTCTTGACCCGAGAGCTCTATCTCCAGAAGGTGCGCAGCTACACGCTCCGAAAACTCGAGAACCACCAGAGGAAGGAGCGTGTCGGGCCGGAAGAGTACACCATAGAACATATCCTACCGCAAAACGAGAACCTGTCCGTGGCGTGGAGAGAGTCTTTGGGCCAGGACTGGCAGGTGATTCATCAGAAGTGGCTGCACACGATCGGCAATCTGACCCTCACAGGATACAACACCGAGTACAGCGACAGGCCCTTCCCGGAAAAGCGCGACATGCCCGGTGGTTTCCGAGAAAGCCCCCTGCGCCTGAATGCGGGCCTGGGACAGGTGGAGGTCTGGAACGAGGACGCGATCACCCATCGAGGGGAGCAACTCGTAGAGAAGGGGGTATTGGTATGGGCAGCACCGCACCTGAGTCCCGAGGTCCTCGAGGAGTATCGAGCCACGAGAACACGCGAGGTGACGTATACGATCGACGATCACCACTCGCTCGTAAGCGGTAAGGCGGCAGCCCTATTCGAAGCCTTCCGGCGCGAGGTGCTCGAGCTCGGCTCGTGCGTGTCCGAGGAGTTCCTGAAGTACTATGTCGCCTACAAGGCCGAAACGAACTTCGTCGATGTGTATCCTCAGGCGTCACGTCTACGACTGATTCTCAATCTTCCCTTTGAGGAACTCGATGACCCCGAGAATCGATGTGCAAACGTCGCCGGGTACCGGCTGAACGGAGAGGTCAAGGTACACATTGCCGAATTGAACGAATTGCCGTATGTGATGGGTCTGATTAGGCAGTCGTTCGAACGGCAGGTCGGTGGCATGGAAGCCTAG
- a CDS encoding pyridoxal phosphate-dependent decarboxylase family protein: MSTTHLTGMPEETAPDPLALLEADTTLAAAEPILALVAQYFADTRAGDGPVSTWHSAEVIADRLVEPLPRRSRPLADVARRLSSQLLQDVNRLAHPMYIGHQVSAPLPAAVWTDALISALNQSQAVREMSPSFTPLEHQVIEWMTDLVGWDDRAGGTMTSGGTEATLTALLAARSRAIPDVWTNGVGASPPVLLCGEHAHYAVSRAAGEMGLGLSRVLAIPSDGFRMSVPALREQLQSLRERGISVMAVVATAGCTATGAFDDLNAVADLCDEFADERGPLWLHVDAAHGGGALLSPTHRHRLDGLARAQSLAWDPHKTLLLPLAAGMLLVKDERVLETAFAQQAPYLFTPTGDARGWDMGPRSFQCSRRSDVLKLWVVFQRYGANALGALYDRLCRMARALYDQLDGHPSFRALHEPESNILCFAWYPDGVADADRDDLTNRLRERYNRSGRGWITATTLNGRRVLRITVMNARTDVMHIEALVRGLEAEAQQVLKHPA, from the coding sequence ATGTCAACCACGCACCTCACCGGGATGCCGGAAGAGACAGCGCCGGATCCACTGGCACTGCTGGAAGCCGATACCACACTGGCCGCCGCGGAGCCGATCCTGGCGTTGGTCGCGCAGTACTTCGCCGACACACGCGCCGGCGACGGTCCCGTGAGCACCTGGCACAGCGCCGAGGTGATTGCCGATCGCCTGGTCGAGCCACTGCCGCGCCGTTCGCGCCCGCTCGCCGATGTGGCCCGCCGGTTGTCGTCGCAGTTGCTGCAGGATGTGAATCGTCTGGCCCATCCGATGTACATCGGGCACCAGGTTTCAGCGCCACTGCCCGCCGCCGTCTGGACCGACGCCCTGATCAGTGCACTGAATCAGTCGCAGGCCGTGCGCGAGATGTCGCCGTCTTTCACACCGCTCGAGCATCAGGTCATCGAATGGATGACGGACCTCGTGGGGTGGGATGACCGTGCCGGTGGCACCATGACCTCTGGGGGTACCGAGGCCACGTTGACGGCGCTGCTGGCCGCGCGCAGTCGTGCGATCCCGGATGTGTGGACCAATGGTGTTGGTGCATCGCCGCCCGTCCTGTTGTGTGGCGAGCACGCGCACTATGCGGTGTCACGGGCCGCCGGAGAAATGGGACTGGGGCTGTCGCGTGTGTTGGCGATACCGAGTGACGGGTTTCGCATGAGTGTGCCCGCATTGCGCGAACAACTGCAGTCGCTGCGCGAGCGCGGGATCTCCGTCATGGCGGTGGTGGCGACGGCCGGGTGCACCGCCACCGGCGCTTTCGATGACCTGAACGCGGTGGCCGATCTGTGCGACGAGTTCGCCGACGAACGCGGGCCGCTATGGCTGCATGTGGATGCGGCACACGGCGGCGGGGCACTGCTGTCGCCCACGCATCGGCACCGGCTCGACGGGCTGGCCCGTGCCCAATCACTGGCCTGGGATCCGCACAAGACGCTCCTGCTGCCACTCGCGGCAGGCATGCTGCTCGTGAAGGACGAACGGGTGCTCGAGACGGCTTTCGCGCAGCAGGCGCCATACCTGTTCACGCCGACCGGTGACGCGCGAGGGTGGGACATGGGACCGCGCTCGTTCCAGTGCTCACGCCGGTCTGATGTACTCAAACTCTGGGTGGTGTTCCAGCGGTACGGCGCGAACGCCCTGGGGGCGTTGTATGACCGACTGTGCCGCATGGCGCGTGCATTGTACGACCAACTCGATGGCCATCCGAGTTTTCGTGCCTTGCACGAACCCGAATCGAACATCCTCTGTTTCGCGTGGTATCCGGATGGAGTGGCCGATGCCGACCGGGACGATCTCACCAATCGCCTGCGCGAGCGGTACAATAGGTCGGGTCGCGGTTGGATCACGGCCACCACGCTCAATGGGCGGCGGGTATTGCGCATCACGGTGATGAATGCGCGCACCGATGTCATGCACATCGAGGCGCTGGTGCGTGGACTCGAAGCAGAAGCCCAGCAGGTTCTGAAGCACCCGGCATGA